One stretch of Eggerthella lenta DSM 2243 DNA includes these proteins:
- a CDS encoding pPIWI_RE module domain-containing protein: MSDSKLHLMSFAPVPDTKTTVHVVGLPDSLRDALFTLMPPRKEGGYLNTKVLKDDLRCWLDRAVELNPVRPNVHTDSWLIALAPIDLAKLCNVIAVWISSRKDIDTQSPAYRKVMGMLHPETFEEAVRGEEICLFSGDGRPAGGLTFPAFSAQVADVIAGIPLELANGMVENFSRVSRGNGNVYELISDIHWHKEDPWAFALRFHVETLPVGRKARLNMDVAVRRFIGKPWQDDPFLKHDVNAYVRTEGGTLRVVPYGYDKQKRDLAWDPAALANYEFASGTGLPAVREYLEDMGRYARDGSQPQILSPYAMTASWASKPSVASGASVIDKAMFFEAVAARLKDIAEPVGALDSLQLTHLKASIEEPRQADWDKDPVSARARQEAWGRANRARLARCTGRDRAVFQLIGNQDDARLLDMARAEISRFLGGEGAVDDFEVEIDNIPANDLLNRMENTGDSQAKIRWRKVAAALPEATDPTACIVVLPGAESYKPKGKDDGGDPKRALRIAFAKTGRLTQFIEPEDSKDSPEIRARVAVRDLMRQLGFVPEPARNSRGIDTSIPAIGLKVYNSGNGKARASFPYCVRQDMRSGAVTVYCPLLPDGSLPYWRALIEFARLSGSEGFPDSCKRANGMALKRMLHGIVRATGDRPELLLINSYGRIRQRDWWPGISDSGLESGPLSYGPTGYEEPLGLAGSKLRILRIRSGLNGEIPDWFTDEVAAGGADDGTVPNRRDKQGLFKMDGYFLALAPRPGDAQYKWSARGSKYDSPTAAFCEKTINEYCLLSPGGEAEALASVKYAEALRGCMVQLYKNDMRVNLPAPLHLAEQVEEYIWDWELTGRR; the protein is encoded by the coding sequence ATGTCGGACTCTAAGCTGCACCTCATGTCATTCGCACCCGTCCCCGACACCAAGACGACCGTGCACGTCGTCGGCTTGCCCGACAGCCTGCGCGACGCCCTCTTCACGCTCATGCCCCCGAGGAAAGAGGGCGGCTACCTCAACACCAAAGTCCTCAAGGACGACCTGCGCTGCTGGCTCGACCGGGCCGTCGAGCTGAACCCCGTACGCCCCAACGTGCATACCGACAGCTGGCTTATCGCCCTCGCCCCCATTGATCTCGCGAAGCTATGCAACGTCATCGCGGTCTGGATCTCCTCCCGCAAGGACATCGATACCCAATCCCCCGCCTACCGCAAGGTGATGGGGATGCTGCACCCCGAGACGTTCGAAGAGGCCGTGCGTGGCGAAGAGATCTGCCTGTTCAGCGGCGACGGCCGTCCCGCGGGCGGGCTCACCTTCCCCGCATTCTCCGCGCAAGTCGCCGACGTCATCGCCGGCATCCCCCTCGAACTCGCCAACGGCATGGTCGAGAACTTCAGCAGAGTCTCACGCGGAAACGGAAACGTCTACGAGCTGATTTCCGATATCCACTGGCACAAGGAGGACCCGTGGGCGTTCGCCCTCAGATTCCACGTCGAGACGCTGCCGGTCGGCCGCAAGGCAAGGCTCAACATGGATGTCGCCGTCCGCCGCTTCATCGGCAAGCCATGGCAGGACGACCCGTTCCTCAAACACGATGTCAACGCCTACGTCCGCACGGAAGGCGGCACGCTCCGCGTCGTCCCCTACGGCTACGACAAACAGAAGCGCGACTTGGCCTGGGACCCCGCGGCCCTGGCGAACTACGAGTTCGCCAGCGGGACCGGATTGCCCGCAGTCCGCGAGTATCTTGAGGACATGGGCAGGTACGCCCGCGACGGCTCGCAGCCGCAGATCCTATCCCCCTACGCGATGACCGCCTCCTGGGCATCGAAGCCCTCGGTCGCAAGCGGGGCATCCGTCATCGACAAGGCCATGTTCTTCGAGGCCGTCGCGGCTCGGCTCAAAGATATCGCGGAGCCCGTCGGTGCGCTCGACTCGCTTCAACTGACCCATCTCAAGGCGTCCATAGAGGAACCCAGGCAGGCGGATTGGGACAAGGACCCCGTCAGCGCACGGGCGAGACAGGAGGCCTGGGGCCGGGCCAACCGCGCCAGACTCGCCCGCTGCACCGGCAGGGACAGGGCCGTATTCCAGCTGATCGGCAACCAGGACGATGCCCGGCTCCTCGATATGGCAAGGGCCGAGATCTCCCGCTTTCTCGGCGGGGAGGGGGCCGTCGACGACTTCGAGGTCGAGATCGATAACATCCCGGCAAACGACCTCCTGAACCGCATGGAGAATACCGGCGACAGCCAGGCGAAGATCCGCTGGCGCAAAGTCGCCGCCGCGCTTCCCGAGGCGACCGACCCGACCGCGTGCATAGTGGTCCTGCCGGGCGCCGAGAGCTACAAGCCCAAGGGCAAAGACGACGGCGGAGACCCCAAGCGCGCCCTGCGCATCGCGTTCGCGAAAACCGGGCGCCTGACCCAATTCATCGAACCCGAGGACTCGAAGGACAGTCCCGAGATCCGCGCGCGCGTCGCCGTCCGCGACCTCATGCGCCAGCTCGGTTTCGTACCCGAACCGGCACGCAATTCGCGCGGCATCGACACCTCGATCCCGGCGATAGGGTTGAAGGTCTACAACTCCGGCAACGGCAAGGCGCGGGCGAGCTTCCCCTATTGCGTCCGACAGGACATGAGAAGCGGTGCCGTCACCGTGTACTGCCCCCTCCTACCTGACGGAAGCCTACCGTACTGGCGCGCCCTCATCGAGTTCGCCCGGCTGAGCGGTTCCGAGGGCTTTCCGGACTCCTGCAAGCGGGCGAACGGAATGGCCCTGAAGAGGATGCTCCACGGCATAGTCCGCGCCACCGGCGACAGGCCGGAACTCCTCCTCATCAACTCCTACGGCCGCATCCGGCAGAGAGACTGGTGGCCCGGCATCAGCGACTCCGGCCTCGAGTCGGGACCCTTGAGCTACGGACCGACCGGTTATGAGGAGCCGCTTGGCCTCGCGGGCAGCAAGCTGCGCATCCTGCGTATACGCTCCGGTCTCAACGGCGAGATCCCCGACTGGTTCACGGATGAGGTGGCCGCGGGCGGCGCAGACGACGGCACCGTGCCGAACAGGCGCGACAAGCAGGGACTCTTCAAGATGGACGGCTACTTCCTCGCGTTGGCCCCGCGACCGGGCGACGCCCAGTACAAATGGTCCGCACGCGGATCGAAGTACGATTCGCCCACCGCGGCGTTCTGCGAGAAGACGATCAACGAGTACTGCCTTCTGTCGCCCGGTGGCGAGGCCGAGGCGCTTGCCAGCGTCAAATACGCCGAGGCCCTGCGCGGCTGCATGGTGCAGCTCTACAAGAACGATATGAGGGTGAACCTTCCCGCCCCGCTCCATCTCGCCGAGCAGGTCGAGGAGTATATCTGGGACTGGGAGCTCACCGGCAGACGGTAG
- a CDS encoding ATP-dependent DNA helicase codes for MADGDRLTPEQAEALSALRDGRNVFLSGNAGTGKSYVLNAFISDLKARNVDFLALAPTGIAALNLTDGSTIHRTLKIAPGVCAPDGPKGSRKVLDAAKVIIIDEISMCRIDLFDHVMGMISQSMTRNGAKQVVLVGDFFQLPPVVTERDSALLMKFYPGNLQGWCFKSRYWTGFDFEPHVLKTVVRQSAPDFIDNLNRARVGDASCLDYFNAHSRSSRAYLPKDTLVLCANNRIADSINRENVDALDAPKVEFTAAVTGMVNSGDKMAPERIVLCRGARVMSLVNSPQEGYVNGTQGTVTDASADAVTVKFDGADEKVRIERHRWEINKSEAIVEMDEEGRPVNRVKTAVVGAYTQIPLKLAYAITIHKSQGLTFDACCVHTKVFAEGQLYVGLSRVRSAAGLTVFPKIEPNRLIASREVVEFYDSLEHRMEEPVQIECPRRYESRVRAYIRDLMDGRDPDAPTPPALEGALENSKGGTPEPGTERPARTLEEKIGADIVARATFALKFAVSSAMSKDHLEAKMLLAGYVLDWGRAPHELYVVCKEGGYRVSASELGIRRSEIEARIAKNSGFDLGSARRQPSPSDSRPGRRKGSAKESAGRTRNTRKANKR; via the coding sequence ATGGCAGACGGTGACCGCCTTACACCGGAACAGGCCGAGGCGCTGAGCGCGCTGAGGGACGGGAGGAACGTGTTTCTCTCGGGCAACGCCGGCACGGGTAAGAGCTACGTGCTCAACGCCTTCATATCGGACCTGAAGGCGCGCAATGTCGATTTCCTCGCCCTGGCGCCCACCGGCATCGCCGCGCTGAACCTCACGGACGGCTCGACGATCCACCGCACGCTGAAAATCGCGCCGGGGGTCTGCGCCCCCGATGGCCCCAAGGGGTCCCGCAAGGTGCTCGACGCCGCGAAGGTAATCATCATCGACGAGATCTCGATGTGCCGCATCGACCTGTTCGACCACGTGATGGGGATGATCTCCCAGTCCATGACGCGCAACGGCGCGAAGCAGGTGGTCCTCGTCGGCGATTTCTTCCAGCTGCCGCCGGTCGTGACCGAACGCGACTCCGCGCTGCTGATGAAGTTCTATCCCGGAAACCTCCAGGGCTGGTGCTTCAAGTCGAGGTACTGGACCGGCTTCGATTTCGAGCCGCACGTCCTCAAGACGGTCGTGCGCCAATCCGCCCCCGATTTCATCGACAACCTGAACCGCGCCCGCGTCGGCGACGCGTCGTGCCTCGATTACTTCAACGCGCACTCCAGGAGTTCCCGCGCCTACCTGCCGAAGGACACGCTCGTGCTGTGCGCCAACAACCGCATCGCCGACTCGATCAACCGCGAGAACGTCGACGCGCTCGACGCCCCGAAAGTCGAGTTCACCGCGGCGGTCACGGGTATGGTCAACAGCGGCGATAAGATGGCGCCGGAGAGGATCGTCCTGTGCCGCGGCGCCCGCGTGATGTCGCTCGTGAACAGCCCTCAGGAGGGTTACGTCAACGGCACGCAGGGCACCGTCACCGACGCGTCCGCCGACGCCGTGACGGTCAAGTTCGACGGGGCGGACGAGAAGGTCCGCATCGAGCGGCACAGATGGGAGATCAACAAGTCCGAGGCCATCGTCGAGATGGACGAGGAGGGCAGGCCTGTCAACAGGGTCAAGACTGCCGTCGTGGGTGCCTATACCCAGATCCCGCTCAAGCTCGCCTACGCCATCACCATCCACAAGTCGCAGGGCCTGACGTTCGATGCCTGCTGCGTCCACACGAAAGTCTTCGCCGAGGGCCAGCTGTACGTCGGCCTGTCCCGCGTGCGCTCCGCCGCCGGCCTCACCGTGTTCCCCAAGATTGAGCCGAACCGCCTGATCGCCAGCCGCGAGGTCGTGGAGTTCTACGATTCCCTCGAGCACAGGATGGAGGAGCCGGTCCAAATCGAGTGCCCGCGCCGCTACGAGTCGCGGGTCCGCGCCTACATCCGAGACCTCATGGACGGCAGGGACCCCGACGCCCCCACGCCTCCCGCCCTGGAAGGCGCCCTGGAGAACAGCAAGGGAGGTACCCCGGAACCGGGGACCGAAAGACCGGCTCGAACCCTCGAAGAGAAGATTGGGGCGGATATAGTTGCCCGTGCCACCTTCGCCCTCAAATTTGCAGTTTCGAGTGCCATGTCCAAGGACCATCTTGAGGCCAAGATGCTCCTAGCCGGGTACGTACTTGATTGGGGACGCGCTCCGCATGAGCTCTATGTCGTCTGCAAGGAGGGCGGTTATCGCGTCAGCGCATCGGAACTGGGCATCCGGCGCTCCGAGATTGAGGCGAGGATTGCGAAAAACTCCGGCTTCGACTTGGGCTCCGCTCGTCGTCAGCCGAGCCCGTCCGACTCTCGTCCTGGGAGGCGGAAGGGCTCGGCGAAAGAGTCCGCCGGTCGCACCCGAAATACACGCAAGGCGAATAAGCGGTAG